The Prevotella melaninogenica genome window below encodes:
- a CDS encoding fumarate reductase/succinate dehydrogenase flavoprotein subunit — protein MTKILDSKIPAGPVAEKWTNYKAHQRLVNPKNKLKLDVIVVGTGLAGASAAASLGEMGFNVYNFCIQDSPRRAHSIAAQGGINAAKNYQNDGDSVYRLFYDTVKGGDYRAREANVYRLAEVSNDIIDQCVAQGVPFAREYGGMLANRSFGGAQVSRTFYAKGQTGQQLLLGAYSSLSAQVATGKVKLYTRYEMEDVVIVDGHARGIIAKNLVTGKLERFTANAVVIATGGYGNAYFLSTNAMGCNCTAAIQCYRKGAYMANPSYVQIHPTCIPVHGDKQSKLTLMSESLRNDGRIWVPKKLEDAKALQAGTKKGSDIPEEDRDYYLERRYPAFGNLVPRDVASRAAKERCDHGFGVNNTGLAVFLDFSESINRLGIDTILQRYGNLFDMYEEITDVNPGELANEINGVKYYNPMMIFPAIHYTMGGIWVDYELMTTVPGLFAIGECNFSDHGANRLGASALMQGLADGYFVLPYTIQNYLADQALWAKVPTDRPEFDEADKAVMAETDRLMGIQGKRSVDSLHKELGHIMWEYVGMGRTKEGLEEGLKQLKALREEFNSNLFIPGKKEGLNVELDKAIHLRDFILMGELVAYDALHREESCGGHFREEHQTEEGEAKRDDENFFYVGCWEYQGDDTKSPELIKEPLEYEAIKVQTRNYKN, from the coding sequence ATGACAAAGATATTAGATTCCAAAATACCAGCAGGTCCTGTAGCCGAGAAGTGGACTAACTACAAGGCACATCAGCGTTTGGTTAACCCAAAGAATAAACTGAAACTGGATGTTATCGTTGTTGGTACAGGTCTGGCTGGTGCCAGTGCTGCCGCTTCTCTCGGTGAGATGGGCTTCAACGTATATAACTTCTGCATCCAAGACTCACCACGTCGTGCACACTCTATCGCTGCACAGGGTGGTATCAATGCTGCAAAGAACTATCAGAATGATGGTGACTCAGTTTACCGTCTTTTCTACGATACAGTAAAGGGTGGTGACTATCGTGCTCGTGAGGCTAACGTTTATCGTTTGGCTGAGGTTTCAAACGACATCATCGATCAGTGCGTTGCACAGGGAGTTCCATTCGCTCGTGAGTATGGTGGTATGCTTGCTAACCGTTCTTTCGGTGGTGCACAGGTAAGCCGTACTTTCTATGCAAAGGGTCAGACCGGTCAGCAGTTGTTGCTCGGTGCTTACTCTTCATTGAGTGCACAGGTTGCTACAGGTAAGGTAAAGCTCTATACTCGTTATGAGATGGAGGACGTAGTTATCGTTGACGGTCACGCTCGTGGTATCATTGCTAAGAACCTTGTGACTGGTAAATTAGAGCGTTTCACAGCTAATGCTGTTGTTATCGCTACTGGTGGTTATGGTAACGCATACTTCCTTTCAACCAACGCTATGGGTTGTAACTGTACAGCCGCTATCCAGTGCTACCGTAAGGGTGCTTACATGGCTAACCCTTCTTACGTTCAGATTCACCCAACTTGTATCCCTGTACACGGCGACAAGCAGTCTAAGCTGACCCTTATGTCAGAGTCTCTGCGTAATGATGGCCGTATCTGGGTTCCTAAGAAGCTCGAAGATGCAAAGGCATTGCAGGCAGGAACAAAGAAGGGATCTGATATTCCAGAGGAAGATCGCGACTATTACTTGGAGCGTCGTTACCCAGCATTCGGTAACCTCGTACCTCGTGACGTTGCATCACGTGCTGCTAAGGAGCGTTGCGACCATGGTTTCGGTGTTAACAACACTGGTCTTGCTGTGTTCCTCGACTTCTCTGAGTCTATCAACCGCCTTGGTATCGATACAATTCTTCAGCGTTATGGTAACCTCTTCGATATGTATGAGGAGATTACAGACGTTAATCCAGGCGAACTCGCTAATGAGATTAACGGCGTGAAGTACTATAATCCAATGATGATCTTCCCTGCTATCCACTACACAATGGGTGGTATCTGGGTTGACTATGAGCTGATGACAACCGTTCCTGGTCTGTTTGCTATTGGTGAGTGTAACTTCTCTGACCATGGTGCTAACCGTCTTGGTGCTTCTGCTTTGATGCAGGGTCTTGCTGATGGTTACTTCGTATTGCCATATACTATTCAGAACTACCTTGCTGATCAGGCACTCTGGGCAAAGGTTCCAACCGACCGTCCTGAGTTTGATGAGGCAGATAAGGCTGTTATGGCTGAGACAGATCGTTTGATGGGTATTCAGGGTAAGCGTTCTGTTGACTCTCTCCACAAGGAGCTTGGTCATATCATGTGGGAGTATGTAGGTATGGGTCGTACCAAGGAAGGTCTTGAGGAAGGTCTTAAGCAGTTGAAGGCTCTCCGCGAGGAATTCAACTCTAATCTCTTTATTCCAGGTAAGAAGGAAGGCTTGAACGTCGAACTTGATAAGGCAATTCACCTCCGTGACTTCATCCTTATGGGTGAGCTCGTAGCTTATGATGCATTGCATCGTGAGGAGAGTTGTGGTGGTCACTTCCGTGAGGAGCACCAGACAGAGGAAGGTGAGGCTAAGCGTGACGACGAGAACTTCTTCTATGTTGGCTGTTGGGAGTATCAGGGTGATGACACCAAGAGCCCAGAGCTTATCAAGGAACCTCTCGAGTATGAGGCAATCAAGGTACAAACACGTAATTATAAAAACTAG
- a CDS encoding beta-N-acetylglucosaminidase domain-containing protein — protein sequence MKQKKLLVTFALGMCALTAAHAQDNDFDLGSQRSEVQLVNPVPGKKIDHQGLVINPTPRYVKLTGEGTVDISGGVKLDQPQPARKQSWDYWTDLNFLSRADKGLPMKIQLVKIPVLLKDGEQSGADVDGAYTLRITKKGITLLADYDLGVFYGIQTLRQIMENPSVEGGKKLPCLEINDAPVFAYRGVVEGFYGTPWSHAVRLSLIDFYGKYKMNTYIYGPKDDPYHSSPNWRLPYPENEMKDIKELVAACKKNRVDFVWAIHPGKDIKWNEEDYQNLMHKLDLMYQAGVKSFAIFFDDISGEGTNPNRQVELLNRLTKEFVKAKGDVAPLIICPTDYSKLWAKADENGPLSIYGKTLDPSVRVFWTGDVVCSDVTKSTLDWVDSRIKRPAFFWWNYAVTDYVRNIVLQGPVYGLETSLTDQDMCGLVSNPMEHGEASKLSLYSVADYTWNPSDYNPIDSWERGLEVMMPRAKEAYRTFAIHSADTETGYRRDESWETETFRLADYTKEKRDKLYQEFERVAKAPAEIEAGCTDNLLMKELKPWLTEFAKLGERGKNAIELMDLYRSGDNLKFWSKYVKSRMSAEDKKAYEAHKSGTMKLQPFYDFAMDDLGDAFYEKLSGEKAFTLRGIGSYKNLKTTQAGLMFDGDSITHYTSGEAQKAGDWMGVALPEPMSVREVHILQGRNSTDDCDFYDHAALEYSVDGKTWNTMLGDMKNQYDILWQGEPVQARYIRLRRLDSDRKNWASIRSFVVVPAGAASLEFENSKAGANDVLLAFDHQPGTSFKNTGAVSFEVPSGMTSYTFMLSLPEGGSVRVCQYDKRNKLKAEFTSNEPFFTVDVAKKVTRMELIGKAEVFEIIPKK from the coding sequence ATGAAACAAAAGAAACTTTTAGTGACCTTCGCTTTGGGCATGTGTGCCCTTACGGCAGCTCATGCACAGGATAATGACTTCGATTTAGGCAGTCAGCGTTCGGAAGTGCAGTTAGTTAATCCTGTTCCTGGTAAGAAGATTGACCATCAGGGACTCGTTATTAATCCTACACCACGTTACGTGAAACTGACAGGTGAGGGAACAGTAGACATCAGTGGTGGTGTTAAACTTGACCAACCGCAGCCTGCTCGTAAGCAGAGTTGGGACTATTGGACTGACCTTAACTTCCTTTCTCGTGCTGATAAGGGTCTTCCAATGAAGATACAATTAGTGAAGATACCTGTGCTTTTGAAAGATGGAGAGCAGAGTGGGGCCGATGTAGACGGTGCTTACACACTAAGAATCACCAAGAAAGGAATCACACTTCTGGCTGATTATGACTTAGGAGTATTCTATGGTATACAGACTTTGCGCCAAATTATGGAGAACCCATCCGTAGAAGGCGGTAAGAAACTACCTTGTTTGGAAATCAATGATGCACCAGTATTTGCCTATCGTGGTGTTGTGGAGGGTTTCTATGGTACACCATGGTCGCACGCAGTACGCCTTTCATTGATTGACTTCTATGGTAAGTACAAGATGAATACTTATATCTATGGACCAAAGGATGACCCTTATCACAGTTCTCCTAACTGGCGTCTGCCTTATCCAGAGAATGAGATGAAGGACATCAAGGAACTTGTTGCAGCCTGCAAGAAGAACCGTGTAGACTTCGTTTGGGCTATTCATCCAGGTAAGGATATCAAGTGGAACGAGGAAGACTATCAGAATCTTATGCACAAACTTGACCTCATGTATCAAGCTGGTGTGAAGTCATTTGCTATCTTCTTTGATGATATCTCAGGCGAGGGAACCAACCCTAACCGACAAGTTGAGCTGTTGAATCGTTTGACAAAGGAGTTTGTAAAGGCAAAGGGTGACGTTGCTCCGCTGATTATTTGTCCTACAGACTATTCTAAGTTGTGGGCAAAGGCAGACGAGAACGGGCCATTGAGCATCTATGGTAAGACCCTCGACCCATCTGTACGTGTGTTCTGGACAGGCGATGTTGTTTGTAGCGATGTGACAAAGAGTACACTCGATTGGGTGGATAGTCGCATCAAGCGTCCTGCTTTCTTCTGGTGGAACTATGCTGTAACGGACTATGTACGCAATATTGTATTGCAGGGTCCGGTTTATGGATTGGAGACATCGCTCACCGATCAGGATATGTGTGGTCTTGTCAGCAACCCAATGGAGCATGGAGAAGCATCAAAACTCTCTCTTTATAGTGTAGCTGATTATACATGGAATCCATCTGATTATAACCCAATCGACAGCTGGGAGCGTGGCTTGGAGGTGATGATGCCACGTGCAAAGGAGGCTTACCGCACCTTCGCTATCCATTCTGCCGATACGGAGACAGGCTATCGTCGTGACGAATCTTGGGAAACAGAGACCTTCCGTTTAGCTGATTACACCAAGGAAAAGCGTGATAAACTCTATCAGGAGTTCGAACGTGTGGCTAAAGCACCTGCTGAGATTGAGGCTGGTTGCACTGATAATCTCTTGATGAAGGAGCTAAAGCCTTGGCTTACAGAGTTTGCTAAGTTAGGCGAACGTGGTAAGAACGCTATCGAATTGATGGATCTCTATCGTAGTGGTGACAACTTGAAGTTCTGGAGTAAGTATGTTAAGAGCCGTATGTCTGCAGAAGATAAGAAAGCTTACGAGGCTCATAAGTCGGGAACTATGAAGTTGCAGCCATTCTACGACTTCGCTATGGACGACCTCGGTGATGCTTTCTATGAGAAGCTTTCAGGCGAAAAGGCATTCACACTACGTGGTATCGGTTCTTATAAGAATCTTAAGACAACTCAAGCTGGTTTGATGTTCGATGGCGATAGCATAACACATTACACCTCTGGTGAAGCACAGAAGGCTGGTGACTGGATGGGTGTAGCCCTCCCTGAACCAATGTCTGTACGTGAAGTGCATATCCTTCAGGGGCGTAACTCTACTGATGATTGCGACTTCTACGACCATGCAGCACTTGAATATTCTGTTGACGGCAAGACATGGAATACCATGTTGGGCGATATGAAGAACCAGTATGACATTCTTTGGCAGGGCGAACCAGTGCAAGCACGTTATATTCGTTTGCGTCGTCTTGACTCAGACCGTAAGAACTGGGCTTCTATTCGTTCGTTCGTAGTGGTACCTGCTGGTGCAGCTTCGCTTGAGTTTGAGAATTCTAAGGCTGGAGCAAACGATGTTCTTCTTGCGTTCGACCATCAGCCTGGTACATCTTTCAAGAATACAGGTGCTGTTTCGTTCGAGGTACCAAGTGGTATGACTTCTTACACCTTCATGCTTTCATTGCCAGAGGGTGGTTCTGTTCGCGTTTGCCAGTATGATAAGCGTAACAAGCTGAAGGCTGAGTTCACTTCTAATGAGCCTTTCTTCACTGTTGATGTGGCAAAGAAAGTAACGCGTATGGAGTTGATTGGTAAGGCAGAAGTGTTCGAGATTATTCCGAAGAAGTAA
- a CDS encoding succinate dehydrogenase/fumarate reductase iron-sulfur subunit: MAKNISFTIKYWKQNGPQDQGHFDTHEMKNIPDDTSFLEMLDILNEELIAAGDEPFVFDHDCREGICGMCSLYINGTPHGKTERGATTCQLYMRRFNDGDVITVEPWRSAGFPVIKDCMVDRTAFDKIIQAGGYTSIRTGQAQDANAILISKDNADEAMDCATCIGCGACVAACKNGSAMLFVSSKVSQLALLPQGKPEAAKRAKAMVAKMDEVGFGNCTNTRACEAVCPKNEKIANIARLNREFIKAKFAD, encoded by the coding sequence ATGGCAAAGAATATATCATTCACAATTAAGTATTGGAAGCAGAATGGTCCACAGGATCAGGGTCATTTCGATACACATGAGATGAAGAATATCCCAGATGACACCTCATTCCTTGAGATGCTTGACATCCTTAATGAGGAGTTGATTGCTGCTGGTGATGAACCATTCGTCTTCGATCACGACTGCCGCGAGGGTATTTGCGGTATGTGTTCACTCTATATCAATGGTACTCCACATGGTAAGACTGAGCGTGGTGCAACAACCTGTCAGCTTTATATGCGCCGTTTCAACGATGGTGATGTTATCACTGTTGAGCCATGGCGTTCAGCTGGTTTCCCAGTAATCAAGGACTGTATGGTAGACCGTACAGCATTCGATAAGATTATTCAGGCTGGTGGTTACACATCAATCCGTACTGGTCAGGCACAGGATGCTAACGCTATTCTTATCTCTAAGGACAATGCTGATGAGGCTATGGACTGTGCAACATGTATCGGTTGTGGTGCTTGTGTAGCTGCATGTAAGAATGGTTCTGCTATGCTCTTCGTTTCATCTAAGGTTAGCCAGTTGGCTCTCTTGCCACAGGGTAAGCCTGAGGCTGCTAAGCGTGCTAAGGCAATGGTTGCTAAGATGGATGAAGTTGGCTTCGGTAACTGTACTAACACACGTGCTTGCGAGGCTGTTTGTCCTAAGAACGAGAAGATTGCTAACATCGCTCGTTTGAACCGTGAGTTCATCAAGGCAAAGTTTGCTGATTAA
- a CDS encoding transporter, whose product MAQDTEDFSPDAPGATTGVDIMKPGKIDWETGIVLEWDRRNGGHARTFTINTSLFRLGLTPQAEVRLQIDECITHTPEGNFGGIANAAIGTKIKVYEGGKVIPKVSFMGTILIPGGSNAHYLPKHVGIQAHLLFENELSSKFTLGYDLGGEWDGDTESPDLFFGANLTYQPTDKWSFFVESYNRYNSKRQDDWAKPGHDSHFNFMSEVGMDYKVSPRLHLNTYYDISFNEFSRYSNIGLGITWLLN is encoded by the coding sequence ATGGCACAAGACACTGAAGATTTCTCTCCAGATGCCCCTGGTGCTACGACTGGTGTCGACATCATGAAACCAGGAAAGATTGATTGGGAAACTGGTATCGTACTTGAATGGGACAGAAGAAACGGTGGACACGCACGTACTTTCACTATCAACACATCTTTGTTTCGTCTTGGACTGACTCCACAAGCGGAGGTAAGACTACAGATTGATGAATGTATAACCCATACGCCTGAAGGGAATTTTGGGGGTATTGCGAATGCCGCTATTGGTACGAAAATCAAGGTTTATGAGGGTGGAAAGGTGATTCCAAAGGTTTCCTTTATGGGTACAATACTCATTCCTGGTGGTAGTAATGCACACTACCTTCCCAAACATGTAGGTATTCAAGCTCACCTCTTATTCGAAAACGAATTGAGTAGTAAGTTTACATTGGGTTATGACTTGGGAGGTGAATGGGATGGAGATACAGAAAGTCCTGACCTTTTCTTTGGTGCTAACCTCACTTATCAGCCTACTGACAAGTGGAGCTTCTTCGTAGAAAGCTATAACCGATACAACTCAAAGCGACAGGACGACTGGGCAAAACCAGGACATGACAGCCACTTCAACTTTATGAGTGAAGTCGGAATGGATTATAAGGTTTCACCACGACTGCACCTAAACACTTACTACGACATATCTTTCAACGAGTTCTCACGATATAGTAACATTGGATTGGGCATCACTTGGCTACTAAACTAA
- a CDS encoding MFS transporter, producing the protein MFGDNNQHMKLNNTIEEGNEERTALGILLTISFCHLLDDTMHSMLPAIYPMLKDEFGLSFFQVGIITLVLQLTSSIIQPFVGLYADKHHGWWQLPVSMVFTLIGIFMLSYADSFLVILLSVSLFGLGSSIFHPQGSQVAQQASGGRNGLAQSIFQVGGNGGFAAGPLFAALIVIPVGLSGVRWFAFIALLLAVILIYIGKWHVKQLKVVRKRSRARWTTAKAYTRNQIYGFVFILFVLMFSKNFYTESMVSYFTFFLIEKFGVSIQTSQFCLFVFLAAEVVGTLLGGWIGDRYGRKYVIWFSIFGAAPFTIMLPYVGSLAGTIILSAIIGLIIASAFSAILVYATDLMPNHIGTIAGIFYGLSFGLGGLGSTFFGWLADQTSILFVFKVSTLLPLLGIIAVYLPKMKRE; encoded by the coding sequence ATGTTCGGAGATAATAATCAGCATATGAAGCTAAATAATACGATAGAAGAAGGAAACGAAGAACGTACAGCCTTGGGCATTCTGCTCACGATAAGTTTTTGTCATCTGTTAGATGACACAATGCATTCGATGCTCCCAGCAATTTACCCGATGTTGAAAGATGAGTTTGGATTATCCTTCTTTCAAGTTGGAATCATAACGTTAGTACTACAGCTAACCTCTTCCATCATCCAACCCTTCGTCGGACTCTATGCCGATAAGCATCATGGTTGGTGGCAATTGCCTGTGAGTATGGTGTTCACGCTTATAGGAATCTTTATGCTTTCGTATGCCGATAGTTTCCTTGTCATCTTATTATCTGTATCATTGTTCGGCTTAGGCTCTTCTATATTCCATCCGCAAGGTTCGCAAGTGGCACAGCAAGCCTCTGGTGGACGCAATGGTTTAGCACAGAGTATTTTCCAGGTAGGAGGCAATGGTGGCTTTGCAGCAGGACCATTGTTTGCAGCCCTGATAGTGATACCAGTCGGCTTGAGTGGTGTACGCTGGTTTGCGTTTATAGCCCTTCTTTTAGCCGTTATACTGATTTATATAGGAAAATGGCATGTAAAACAATTAAAGGTCGTTCGTAAACGGAGTAGGGCAAGATGGACAACAGCAAAGGCATATACACGTAATCAGATTTATGGATTTGTATTTATCCTTTTCGTGTTGATGTTCTCCAAGAACTTTTATACAGAGAGTATGGTCAGCTATTTCACCTTCTTTCTGATAGAGAAGTTCGGGGTATCTATTCAAACTTCCCAATTCTGCCTGTTTGTTTTCTTAGCAGCAGAAGTTGTCGGAACCCTTCTTGGAGGCTGGATAGGCGACCGCTACGGGCGTAAATACGTGATATGGTTCTCTATCTTTGGGGCAGCACCATTCACAATCATGCTCCCTTATGTGGGTAGTCTTGCTGGAACAATTATCTTATCAGCCATCATTGGGCTCATTATAGCATCAGCCTTTTCTGCAATATTGGTTTATGCAACCGACCTCATGCCTAATCATATCGGTACGATAGCCGGTATCTTCTATGGACTTTCATTTGGTCTTGGCGGTCTTGGAAGTACCTTCTTTGGATGGTTAGCCGACCAGACGAGTATTCTCTTTGTCTTTAAAGTAAGTACATTACTCCCATTATTAGGTATTATAGCCGTCTATTTGCCAAAGATGAAGCGTGAGTAA
- a CDS encoding four helix bundle protein — MNTHKDLIVWQKAMELVLEVYKATKTYPREELFGLASQMRRAVVSIPSNIAEGYGRIHTRETERFLSIALGSACELETQLILSKDLGYISTELAQQLCDKTQGIIRMLTSLIKTLNK; from the coding sequence ATGAATACTCACAAGGATTTGATCGTCTGGCAGAAAGCAATGGAACTTGTCTTAGAAGTATATAAGGCAACAAAGACATATCCACGGGAAGAATTATTTGGATTAGCTTCCCAAATGCGTAGAGCCGTTGTATCAATTCCCTCGAACATAGCAGAAGGCTATGGCAGAATCCATACTCGTGAAACTGAGAGATTCCTTAGTATAGCATTAGGTTCTGCGTGTGAGTTAGAAACTCAATTGATTCTATCGAAAGACTTAGGGTATATCTCGACAGAACTTGCACAGCAACTATGCGATAAGACCCAAGGCATAATTAGGATGCTAACGTCTTTGATTAAGACTCTGAACAAATAA
- a CDS encoding succinate dehydrogenase/fumarate reductase cytochrome b subunit — MWLINSSIGRKVIMSVTGMALILFMTFHCCMNLVALFSGEAYNMICELLGANWYAVAATAGLGALAVCHIVYAFILTAQNRRARGDNRYAVTEKPATVEWASQNMLVLGLIVLLGLGLHFFNFWYNMMFAELTGMHVQIPPSHGFEYIQVTFANSVYVVLYVIWIVALWFHLSHGFWSAMQTVGVNGKVWFNRWKTIGNIYVTLLMLCFLIVVLAFAFHCAPSLCCAA; from the coding sequence ATGTGGTTAATCAATTCATCTATTGGTAGAAAGGTGATTATGTCAGTTACTGGCATGGCCCTGATCCTATTCATGACGTTCCACTGCTGTATGAATCTTGTTGCGCTCTTCTCAGGAGAGGCTTACAACATGATTTGTGAGCTGTTGGGTGCCAACTGGTATGCAGTAGCAGCTACTGCTGGTCTTGGTGCATTGGCAGTTTGTCACATTGTTTATGCGTTCATCCTTACAGCGCAGAACCGCCGTGCACGTGGTGACAATCGTTATGCTGTTACAGAGAAGCCTGCAACTGTAGAGTGGGCAAGCCAGAACATGCTTGTTCTCGGTCTCATCGTGTTGCTCGGTCTTGGACTTCACTTCTTTAACTTCTGGTACAACATGATGTTTGCAGAGCTTACAGGTATGCATGTTCAGATTCCACCAAGTCATGGTTTTGAGTACATCCAGGTAACATTTGCTAATTCAGTTTACGTAGTTCTCTATGTTATTTGGATTGTAGCATTGTGGTTCCACCTCTCTCACGGTTTCTGGAGTGCTATGCAAACAGTTGGTGTCAACGGTAAAGTATGGTTCAACCGTTGGAAGACCATTGGTAACATTTATGTTACGCTGTTGATGCTTTGCTTCCTCATTGTAGTGCTTGCATTTGCTTTCCATTGTGCACCAAGCCTTTGCTGTGCTGCATAA